The Bradysia coprophila strain Holo2 chromosome X unlocalized genomic scaffold, BU_Bcop_v1 contig_12, whole genome shotgun sequence genome window below encodes:
- the LOC119067216 gene encoding rootletin isoform X1, whose translation MKRVQISLAHKDPSGLTRSNSLEKRKPFSRPIINKGRFEPGSVTTRMASPTPNDSNLLLRQNQDLRQRLQDEASNYRKRLDTYKQAQQNQAALVGRLQNKVLQYKQRCNDLEGKIHDVLPITPRTGSSTTALPLPATSYSAAPISLPCTSSVEHSAPLREYQDDHHDDLARRLEDEKHRCEQLLSHNNILRQQLEESHRTNEALTNDLQKLTTDWEHLRDDVIAKEDEWKEEELAFNEYYNSEHNRVLNMWRDVVSVKRLFKDMQISIKSELGRMRNDISGANREVAGACGGVSVNIKQALRNEEAHQMQIDRMNAELRSQLNNLKTQYDNSKIEISQRDQRLQELLLDLKTLEDRCIQAESQASQNNRLNDEIERLNVALRDIAHVVVHDADAGGEIDSAAQHLHLSQGGIAAAPRSPKRGGVRTSQAFAEGTISAVQAALHKYQLLLHDLHVKLQSNTDTLQMTKRQCDSSEHTREILTVKVTELTDKLDATNLQLSELCKERDSLQKTLDNLRTDKQSAERGKAELNTVVDGLNSDYEKLQNVNSKLQKYADSLDEDKKLLELELQRVTKDKEITEMNLRAEEERGSRMREETIILREELNKLYLTRDLLEQQRLESDGMLSIIEKQKMELEYDIDRLSSERIDLLNQLEKSSSSNDNVTMEAKQLNAAIAELEAERNALKNTTADQAADLSALKKELIVAEQTRLELDSEKLAVSEKLKFLEIDKDKVEQELSCVMRERGDLTNQLAVVTRKKEQIGEELMRLRQRLEQANETNNRLNRSLEDLVKENEEKMIIIDSHEKELQRLQEQLASLRSEKEALEATLFDTNTTLEATDNKKDQLEREVQDLLINKENMKSNIQRLTKDLESSERRAQEMKVQLTNAAANQEAEFLEKIAYLKSLGEDNVRKLNEEKEQIRQSLEKRMQQALQAMESTKDGEYENLRERYESLQLHLDSICQQHEEVMIRAENEKQQALLIAHRDKQAVMEKLDQVARELANENENMDRLKREFAARVEKDRGVNNQLKDEMAKLRTKMEEQKIKLEEKVSQLEIFLNGMREERDAAQRDVEALKVQQRMTEDKADSFNNQLQETLRKLKETENIMESVRKELIDSRRALADSNIERDKYANTNKDLRDHVKRVEGQKREQSRNLDEAVQKIATLEESRNTMDVEKTRISTILKETQNNLAKLTQEHQTAQNTIQKMQQSSGQKDVQEKELQSRLCNETEERERVQQELHQVKKQLCDLDTNLQATRQELGRARCKANQDEHRFHNREQELLGRMEEGRGREKRLEDQKHNLEVCLADATQQIQELKARIGAAEGRIRALDEQLGQTDCAKKDVENRLSSIGHTLRRIAGVQLDGSVSLPYRLLSPSRRYSPARGGHDYDTRSMTCDGPLIDVDPEMVRKGVRTLMQQVAHIEREKDDYKTQLCTAKKQLQEAGEQHNRSENKISKLQQTLRAVQEDKSNVEAKLTQKTTTLANVEEALKQKSDEANALRERCNSLELQLGSGNEERGQCEDRLDKCRQNGARLESEKRHLQEELARCDGRASKLDLQRVALEGDIQRLQMALQEKDNHLRNLQERLDNQSRSSTQLEDRCVALKTTVDQLKERLQVAAITETELRGELNCLQKQGAEQSHNAIANQDKMKQIQKSLSSSENERRILNERLDAAQNTINDLRRSQQSQQDAIQRQQEQVAEMEVQKSALESQLRIAKWNDSSDQVGNVGEEDLSRQLMNTQREKAELKGKVEALNEKVRHLENLKSSKFSGQVKFDRSEKSLYGGNDGEYDSNRLETDSCFSRGGGGTGHMSLNTGFNCGLDHSLIEQENRDLRMKVRRMETMLAEKESELARAKAKLFENPKCLPGDSDRYRSAQLQAERLLDAREQSHRQQVLRLENQISMLREQLAQEAKRRQMYILRSTRAGRDMHQLRQTLGDSLRHVAQDPLDSGLLENETRRLDSAVSMSLPPNTGRDYDRSLSPRSYK comes from the exons ATGAAAAGAGTACAAATTTCG TTGGCTCATAAAGATCCTTCTGGATTAACTCGATCAAATTCATTGGAAAAGCGGAAGCCATTTTCCCGACCGATTATCAACAAAGGTCGCTTCGAGCCGGGAAGTGTTACAACTAGAATGGCCAGTCCAACGCCAAACGATTCGAATTTGCTGTTGAGACAGAATCAGGATCTGCGTCAACGTTTACAGGACGAGGCTAGTAACTACCGAAAACGATTGGACACCTATAAACAGGCTCAACAAAATCAGGCCGCTTTGGTTGGACGATTGCAGAATAAAGTGTTACAGTACAAGCAAAGATGCAATGATTTGGAGGGCAAGATTCACGATGTATTACCGATAACACCACGAACTGGG tCAAGTACTACGGCATTGCCTCTGCCCGCTACAAGTTATTCTGCAGCTCCAATTAGTCTCCCTTGTACATCGTCTGTTGAACATTCTGCCCCTTTGCGGGAATACCAAGATGATCATCACGACGACCTTGCTAGGCGATTGGAAGATGAAAAGCACCG GTGTGAACAATTACTGTCACACAATAACATCTTACGTCAACAACTGGAGGAATCTCATCGCACTAACGAAGCACTAACCAATGATTTGCAAAAACTGACAACCGATTGGGAACATTTACGAGATGATGTCATTGCTAAAGAGGATGAATGGAAAGAAGAAGAACTC GCATTCAATGAATACTACAACTCCGAACATAATCGAGTGTTGAATATGTGGCGTGATGTTGTGTCCGTAAAGCGTCTCTTTAAGGACATGCAAATTTCGATAAAGTCCGAATTGGGTCGTATGCGTAACGACATTAGTGGAGCGAATCGAGAAGTTGCTGGCGCCTGCGGAGGTGTATCCGTTAATATCAAGCAAGCACTTCGTAATGAGGAAGCCCATCAAATGCAAATTGATCGTATGAACGCTGAGCTACGATCCCAGCTGAACAACTTGAAGACCCAATATGACAAcagcaaaattgaaatttcgcaACGAGATCAGCGTTTACAAGAGCTATTGCTTGACCTGAAAACACTCGAAGATCGGTGCATTCAAGCCGAAAGCCAAGCTTCACAGAACAACCGACTAAACGATGAAATCGAGCGCTTGAATGTAGCACTACGCGATATTGCTCATGTGGTTGTACATGATGCTGACGCTGGCGGTGAAATTGACTCAGCTGCTCAACATCTTCATTTGTCTCAGGGTGGTATAGCTGCAGCCCCTCGATCACCGAAACGTGGCGGTGTTCGTACGTCTCAGGCATTCGCCGAAGGAACTATATCAGCTGTACAGGCAGCTCTCCACAAATACCAGCTGCTGTTACATGACCTTCACGTCAAGTTACAGTCGAACACCGACACCCTTCAAATGACTAAGCGTCAATGCGATTCGTCGGAGCATACGCGAGAAATACTCACCGTAAAAGTAACTGAATTAACGGACAAATTAGATGCAACCAACTTACAATTATCGGAATTATGCAAAGAACGAGACAGTCTCCAGAAAACATTGGACAACCTTCGAACCGATAAACAATCCGCTGAGCGAGGTAAAGCTGAATTGAACACTGTTGTGGATGGATTGAACAGTGACTACGAAAAACTGCAAAATGTCAACagcaaactgcagaaatatgCCGATTCGTTGGATGAGGACAAGAAATTGTTGGAGTTGGAATTGCAACGCGTTACGAAGGATAAGGAAATTACGGAAATGAATTTACG AGCCGAAGAAGAACGCGGCAGCCGTATGCGTGAAGAGACGATAATTCTGCGTGAGGAGCTGAACAAGTTGTATCTAACGAGAGATCTATTGGAACAACAACGTTTGGAATCGGATGGAATGTTGTCGATAAtcgaaaagcaaaaaatggaattggaGTACGACATCGACCGTTTGAGTTCCGAGCGAATCGATCTATTGAATCAATTGGAAAAGTCAAGTTCTTCCAACGACAACGTAACCATGGAGGCCAAGCAGTTGAATGCTGCCATTGCCGAATTGGAGGCAGAAAGGAATGCTCTGAAAAACACTACCGCTGATCAAGCTGCTGATTTGTCTGCCTTGAAGAAAGAATTGATTGTAGCGGAACAGACACGACTTGAATTGGATTCGGAGAAATTGGCAGTCAGTGAAAAActgaagtttttggaaatcgacAAAGACAAGGTTGAACAGGAGCTGAGCTGCGTAATGAGGGAAAGAGGTGATTTGACGAATCAATTGGCAGTGGTAACGCGAAAGAAGGAGCAAATTGGCGAAGAGCTGATGAGATTGAGACAGCGTTTGGAACAAGCCAATGAGACTAACAACCGTTTGAATCGCAGCTTAGAAGATTTGGTCaaagaaaatgaagagaaaatgataattatcgactcgCACGAGAAAGAACTGCAGAGGCTGCAG GAGCAATTGGCATCTCTTCGATCCGAAAAGGAGGCACTTGAAGCAACATTGTTCGACACAAATACTACACTCGAAGCTACCGACAACAAAAAAGATCAATTAGAACGTGAAGTTCAAGATTTGTTGATCAATAAGGAGAACATGAAGAGTAACATTCAACGATTGACCAAAGACTTGGAGTCAAGCGAACGCCGAGCCCAAGAAATGAAAGTTCAACTAACAAACGCGGCCGCCAATCAGGAGGCAGAATTTCTGGAAAAAATCGCCTATCTGAAATCTCTCGGCGAAGACAATGTCCGTAAATTAAACGAAGAAAAGGAGCAGATCCGTCAATCTCTAGAGAAGCGTATGCAACAAGCACTACAAGCAATGGAGTCCACCAAAGATGGGGAATATGAGAATTTACGCGAACGATATGAATCCCTTCAGCTGCACTTAGATTCGATTTGCCAGCAGCATGAAGAAGTTATGATTCGTGCCGAAAATGAGAAGCAGCAAGCACTGTTGATTGCACATCGAGACAAGCAGGCAGTGATGGAAAAGTTGGATCAAGTAGCACGGGAACTGGCAAACGAGAACGAAAATATGGATCGTTTGAAGAGAGAATTCGCAGCACGTGTTGAAAAAGATCGAGGTGTAAACAATCAGCTCAAGGATGAAATGGCCAAGTTGAGGACTAAGATGGAAGAACAAAAGATCAAGCTGGAAGAAAAGGTCAGTCaactggaaatttttttgaatggaatgAGAGAAGAACGGGATGCCGCCCAAAGAGATGTCGAAGCGCTCAAGGTTCAGCAGCGCATGACGGAGGACAAGGCCGATTCTTTCAACAATCAACTTCAGGAAACACTTCGAAAACTGAAAGAGA CCGAGAACATCATGGAAAGTGTCCGGAAAGAATTGATTGACTCCAGACGTGCTCTGGCCGATAGTAACATTGAACGCGACAAGTATGCAAATACAAATAAGGATCTTCGCGATCATGTAAAACGTGTCGAAGGCCAGAAACGCGAACAGAGCCGCAATCTAGATGAAGCTGTTCAGAAAATAGCTACACTCGAAGAGTCCCGAAATACAATGGACGTGGAAAAGACCCGAATCTCTACCATTCTAAAGGAAACTCAAAACAATCTAGCAAAATTGACCCAAGAGCATCAAACTGCTCAAAATACAATTCAAAAGATGCAACAAAGTTCAGGCCAGAAAGATGTACAAGAAAAGGAACTACAATCAAGGTTATGCAACGAGACCGAAGAAAGAGAAAGAGTTCAGCAAGAATTGCATCAAGTGAAGAAACAG TTGTGTGATTTGGACACAAATCTTCAAGCAACTAGACAAGAATTGGGTCGAGCTCGATGCAAGGCAAATCAAGACGAACACCGTTTCCACAATCGCGAACAGGAATTGTTAGGTCGAATGGAAGAAGGACGTGGCCGCGAAAAGCGTTTGGAAGATCAAAAACACAATCTGGAAGTGTGTCTCGCCGATGCCACTCAACAAATTCAAGAGCTTAAAGCTAGAATAGGGGCAGCTGAGGGAAGAATCCGTGCATTGGACGAACAATTAGGTCAAACGGATTGCGCAAAGAAAGATGTAGAGAATCGCTTGAGTTCCATCGGGCATACACTGCGTCGTATCGCAGGGGTTCAGTTGGATGGATCTGTTAGCTTGCCGTACCGATTGTTAAGTCCTTCGAGGCGTTACAGTCCAGCAAGAGGAG GTCACGACTATGACACCCGAAGCATGACTTGTGATGGCCCTTTGATTGATGTTGATCCGGAAATGGTTCGCAAAGGTGTACGAACTCTGATGCAGCAAGTGGCACACATTGAACGTGAAAAAGACGATTATAAAACGCAATTATGTACGGCAAAGAAACAGCTCCAGGAGGCGGGTGAACAACATAATCGTAGCGAGAACAAAATTTCGAAGCTCCAACAAACACTGCGTGCAGTTCAGGAGGATAAATCAAATGTTGAGGCAAAACTAACTCAAAAGACGACCACTTTGGCCAATGTTGAGGAGGCATTGAAGCAAAAGTCCGACGAAGCCAATGCATTACGTGAGCGATGCAATAGTTTGGAATTACAATTAGGATCGGGCAATGAGGAGAGAGGTCAATGTGAG GATCGTTTGGACAAATGCCGTCAGAATGGAGCCAGACTTGAATCTGAAAAACGTCATTTGCAAGAAGAATTGGCTCGTTGTGACGGACGTGCCTCTAAACTTGATCTGCAGCGCGTGGCACTTGAAGGAGATATACAACGACTTCAAATGGCTCTACAGGAGAAGGACAACCACTTGCGCAACTTACAGGAACGCTTGGACAACCAGTCACGATCGTCAACACAACTCGAAGACAG ATGCGTCGCCTTAAAAACAACTGTGGACCAATTGAAGGAACGATTGCAAGTTGCAGCAATAACCGAAACGGAACTTCGTGGTGAGCTAAATTGTCTTCAGAAACAAGGCGCTGAGCAGTCACACAATGCCATTGCCAATcaagataaaatgaaacaaatccAAAAATCATTGTCGTCAAGCGAAAACGAACGCCGAATTCTCAACGAACGGCTAGACGCTGCCCAGAACACCATAAATGATTTGAGACGTTCGCAGCAATCCCAACAGGATGCAATTCAACGACAGCAAGAGCAGGTAGCCGAAATGGAAGTTCAAAAATCGGCACTGGAATCGCAATTACGAATTGCTAAGTGGAATGATAGCAGCGACCAGGTGGGTAATGTGGGCGAAGAAGATCTGTCTCGTCAGCTGATGAACACCCAGCGTGAAAAGGCTGAACTGAAAGGAAAAGTGGAAGCGTTGAATGAGAAAGTGCGTCATCTGGAGAATCTGAAGAGCAGCAAATTTTCGGGACAAGTGAAATTCGATCGATCCGAGAAGAGCTTGTACGGCGGTAACGATGGCGAATACGATTCGAATCGATTGGAAACGGACAGCTGTTTCTCACGTGGCGGTGGCGGAACCGGTCACATGAGTCTAAATACGGGCTTCAATTGTGGATTGGACCATTCATTGATCGAACAGGAGAATCGTGATCTTCGTATGAAAGTGCGTCGCATGGAAACGATGTTAGCTGAAAAGGAATCAGAGTTGGCTAGAGCAAAAGCTAAACTTTTCGAAAATCCAAAATGTCTTCCGGGTGACTCGGATCGGTATCGTTCAGCTCAACTGCAAGCGGAACGTTTACTGGATGCCCGAGAACAGTCTCATCGTCAACAAGTGCTGAGACTAGAAAATCAA ATTTCTATGCTTAGAGAGCAATTAGCCCAAGAAGCTAAACGTCGGCAAATGTATATTTTGAGAAGTACACGTGCCGGACGAGATATGCATCAGCTAAGACAAACCCTTGGTGATTCCTTAAGACATGTTGCTCAAGATCCGTTGGACTCAGGACTattggaaaatgaaacaaGAAG attgGACAGTGCCGTGTCGATGAGTCTACCTCCGAACACGGGACGTGATTACGACAGAAGTTTGAGTCCACGTTCATATAAATGA